GCGTACGCAGCTTCGGATCGACGGCAAGCGCACGCAGGATACGTTCGGGCTGCTTGTTGGGATTGATCATACCGAAGCACGTGACAATGAAGGCCCCCGAGCCGTCTGGCGCTGGCGGAACGGCTCCGACATCGGGATAGCAGAGCGGCATCTGGACCGTCGGGCCGGGGCAAGTAGCGACCACATCATCGACATAATGCGAGCCGTGCACGACGCAGCCTGAGGCCAAAGCCGCAAAAAAAGAAAGATCCTGTTTGGGCAGCGTACATTTTTCAGGTAAAGTGAGCCCAGGCGGCGGCCAACGATTCAATAGAGCGTCAAGTTTGGGGTGAATCTGGCGTGCTCCTCCGAGAAACCCCTCCAGATTGGCATCGTGGAACACCGCAACGGCTGGCGTCGCAGCCGCCAAGTCTAGAGCGCCGGCATGGAAAGGAAAGTAATCGCCGTAATTGATGACACAGACATCGTAATCGTGCCGCAGCCGCGCGAAATCGAACGTATACGGCGGGTGGACCGGCAGATTATGGTCAAGAATGTCATGATCAAGGGCCGTTTTGTCCTCGAGGCGCAAGATCTCGACAGTATGGCCGTCCGCAACGAGCGCGCGCGTGACCATACGGCTATAGCGTGCAATTGCGGATTTCACATTATACGGTGTTCCCCACAGGATCCGCATCGGCCCATTCCTTACGTGAGAAGTTTCTCGATGGTGTGTGGCCATGTGATGCCGAGTCCATTCCATTCTTTGTGACCGGCCTGCCCGAGCTTGGCGGCGCGGGCCGGATCGTCCATCAACTTGGCGATCGCCTCCGCCAGTGCCCTGGGCGTTGGGGCGCCGACGGTGCCGGTATGGTCATCGTGCACGATTTGGAGCAGGCCGCCGGAATCCGTTGTCGTCACCACCGGCTTGGACGCCTGGAAGGCTTCCATCGTCACATAGCCGACTGAATCCTCATCGAAAGGAACATAGGCGACTGCGCGCGCCCGGCCGACATAATCGGCCAGTTCACGGCGAGAGAGGAAACGCAAGTCGAGCTTGACCCGGTCCTGCAGACCCGCCGCCGCGACACGGCGAACAAGTTCTTGGGCATCGGCGGGTGAGTCGGGCGGTCCGGCCACGATCATGCGGATCGAGGGCGGCAGATAAGCGAGTGCATCGACCAGAAGCGTCTGCCGTTTGCCGGCGTTTACTCTGCCGGCGGCGAGTAGATAGCCCTCATCGCCCTGATTCACGAAAATTTCTGGATCGTTCAGCGGAGGCATCAAAACTTCAGAGTCAAAACCATTGTAGTCTAGCAATCTTTTGCCAGTGACACGCGAATTCGTGTAGATCCGCGTAGCTGCCGCGAAGGTCTGCGTATCCGCGGCGCTGATAGCGGCGCGGATTTTCGATCCTTCAGGCGTATTCGGGATATTGGATTGGCCGGCATCCCATAGATCGTAAGCCTGGCGATATTGATGCAGTAGCCAGAAGACCTTGTCCCGGTGGGGGATTAGATAGGCCGGAAATTTCAGCGGGATTACCCGGTCCGCCTGGTCGAGACGAAAGGAAAAATTCATCACCATCTGTTCGATTAGACGCTCGGGTGGGTTCCAGGCGAAGGGAATGCGCAACAGCTCGGCCTGAGCACCGCTGGCAAGCAGGTTGCGAACCAGATGGTCCGCCAGTTCCTCCGCCCCGCCCCATGTGAAGGGGCTGGCATTGTTGAGAACAATGACCTTCATGGCGCGTCTCCCGGCAGTGGCGCGGTGAGCGCGGCGACGACGCTGGGCCAATTGATACCCAATTCGGCGACGCGGGCGCGCGCCGCTTCGCCAAGCCGGCGGGCGAGTGCACGATCGGCATAAAGCGTGTCGAATGCATGCGCGAGCGCCTCAGCCGTGGGTGGAACGATCATTCCGTTGGCCCCATCGATCACGAATTCCGACACACCGCCGGAATCTGTCGTCGTTATCGTTGCCTTGCTGGCGTGGGCGGCCTCGATCGTAGGGTAGCCGTAGCTGTCTTCATCGAATGGCGCGTAGACACTGGCGAGGGCACCGGCGAGGCGCTCGACTTTTTCGGCCTCGGAGATCCAGCGCGCCTCGATCGTTACCCGATCTGCTGCCGACCCGGCGGCAGACCGCACGGACGCAAAATAGCTATCATTCTGCGACCGTCCGCACAGGCGCAGGCGCACCGGAGTCCGTGTCAGTGCCATGGCCTCGGCCAGAAGATGTTGGCGCTTATGGCTCTCAAATCGACAGACCGAAACGATTTCCTCGCCATAATCCTGGCAGTGAAAACATTCCGGGGATTCAACGGGCGGGAAAAGAACCTTGGCCTCGACGCCGCTGAAGCGCTTCAGCCGATCGGCGACGACATGGGAATTGGCGAAGGTGAGCCGGGCCTCTGCCAAGGCGGCTTCATCCATGCGCATGACCGCATCGCGCAAGGCGCGTGTCGAGGGCGTGTCACTAATGGGCGAATAGGGTGTGCCCCAAAGATCGTAGAAGATGCGAAAATGATGGATAAACCAGACGATCTTCTTTGTATGCGGAATGAGATGGGCGGGCGGGCGGAAACAGACGATCCGGTCGCACGAACTCTCAAGATCCATGAGCCGATAGGCCCACATCTGTTCGAGCGGATTTGATTCATCATAAAAGGGTAGCCAGATCGTCTCAACCTGATGGCCGGCGGCCTGCAGCGGCTCGACGAGCCAGTTGACGATGTTGCGATAGCCCCCGTTCACGAAGGGCTCAACCGAGGAGACGAGAGCGATTTTCATAGGACGGCCTCGGAATCGACGCCTGGGAGCGGACGGGCGGGGGCACCAACAACGACGATGTTGGCCATAATCTCGCCGACGACGACCGCGCCCGCGCCCACGATCGCGCCCGCACCGATGCGCGAGAGCGGCCGCGCACAAGCGCCGAGGCCGAAAAACACCTCCTCGCCGAGCGTGCAGCACCCGCCCAAGGCTGAGCGGGGTGCGACATGGACGCCATCACCCAGCACGCAATCATGCTCGACGATCGCACCGGTATTGACGATCACATACTCGCCGATGCGCGCAGCGGCATTGACAACGGCAAGCGGCATTATCACGGTCCCCTCTCCGATCGATGCACTTGGCGAGACGACAGCGCTGGGATGGACGAGCGTGGCGAGCCGAAATCCCTCGGCGCGCAGTCGCTCGCCGATTTTACGGCGCAGCCGGTTGTCTCCGAGCGCGACAAACGCCAGGGTAAGTCCCTGCGCCCGCAATGCAGCGGCAGTCGCATCGTCACCCAGACGCCGGACCTCGCCTATGGGCGGCGCAGCCGGATCAGGATCGAGAAAGCCGACGACCGAAAACCCGGCCGCATGCGCTATGTCGAGCACAACCTTGGCGTGGCCGCCTCCGCCCACGAGCAAAAGTGTGCTCACGCGGCACCGGGCAGAAGCGGGGCAAGCCGGGCGCGGCCCTCGGGGCGGTGCAACACCAGATTGATCCACACCAACTCCTCCAGCCCTTCAGCGCGCAGCGGTGCCAACGTTCCGGCAGCCTCGTCGATTTCGAGAATGTCGAGGCCCATGTTGTGCACGCTCGCAATCCAGCTCTCGAGCGTGCCGCCCACGCGACGGATGATTGAGGGACTAAACTCGCTAAGAATGACGATCTGCGGATTATCGGAGATGATGCGAGCCATGCCGGCGAGCGCCTGCAGCTCGGCGCCCTCGACATCAATTTTGACGACACTCACCGTTGCACCCGGCGCGATCAGTGCGTCGAGCGGGGCGAGGCGCACCTTGATTGCGGCGAGCCCTTCCTCCTCGGCGAACAAGGAATTATGACCCGACGTATGAGCGAGAAACAGTTCAGTTTCACCTTCCGCCGCGCCGGCGGCAAACGGATGGATGGTAACACAATTGGCAATCTGATTCAGTGCAGTCATCAGGCGCAGCGCGGTAACAAGATCAGGTGCTGGCTCGACTGCGTGGACACGCCCTGCCGGCCCTACTCGCCGCGCCCCTGCCAAGGTGAATAGACCGACATTGGCGCCAAGATCGATGAAGACATCGCCGGGCGCGAGCAACTTATCGAGCACGGCACGCGAACCTTGTTCGGGCAAAGTGCCATTGGAAAGATAGCCTACATTGGCGAGATCTGCCGTGGGCAGGACAAGGAAACCATAACAGTTGCGCGAGGCCAGCATCCCCTCGCGGATCGGGAAAATGGATCTTTGGAGCAGCAGGTCAACATGGGCGCGCAGCGCAGCGATCTCGCTCTGAAGGCGAGCGATGCTATCTGATTGTTCGACAGTGGCGCGCAGCGCAGCGATCTCGCTCTGAAGGCGAGCGATGCTATCTGATTGTTCGACAGTGGCGCGCAGCGCAGCGATCTCGCTCTGAAGGCGAGCGATGCTATCTGATTGTTCGAC
This genomic interval from Acidiphilium multivorum AIU301 contains the following:
- a CDS encoding glycosyltransferase, translating into MRILWGTPYNVKSAIARYSRMVTRALVADGHTVEILRLEDKTALDHDILDHNLPVHPPYTFDFARLRHDYDVCVINYGDYFPFHAGALDLAAATPAVAVFHDANLEGFLGGARQIHPKLDALLNRWPPPGLTLPEKCTLPKQDLSFFAALASGCVVHGSHYVDDVVATCPGPTVQMPLCYPDVGAVPPAPDGSGAFIVTCFGMINPNKQPERILRALAVDPKLRTHGRMHFVGAIDEGYRTRLAALAADLGLAAPEFTGWVDDAHLCASLAQAHLVCCLRHPMTEGHSASIITALYAARPIVVNDVGSYAEIPDGLVHKIEAGDAPAPLAAVMAEIARDPQAAEAAAAGAAAWARVRYSAASYVGGLIPLLEAAITCRPGLEAGRGMARHLTNLGVTFDDSATGLPRKFLACAGRPLMPPMSE
- a CDS encoding glycosyltransferase family 4 protein; translation: MKVIVLNNASPFTWGGAEELADHLVRNLLASGAQAELLRIPFAWNPPERLIEQMVMNFSFRLDQADRVIPLKFPAYLIPHRDKVFWLLHQYRQAYDLWDAGQSNIPNTPEGSKIRAAISAADTQTFAAATRIYTNSRVTGKRLLDYNGFDSEVLMPPLNDPEIFVNQGDEGYLLAAGRVNAGKRQTLLVDALAYLPPSIRMIVAGPPDSPADAQELVRRVAAAGLQDRVKLDLRFLSRRELADYVGRARAVAYVPFDEDSVGYVTMEAFQASKPVVTTTDSGGLLQIVHDDHTGTVGAPTPRALAEAIAKLMDDPARAAKLGQAGHKEWNGLGITWPHTIEKLLT
- a CDS encoding glycosyltransferase family 4 protein: MKIALVSSVEPFVNGGYRNIVNWLVEPLQAAGHQVETIWLPFYDESNPLEQMWAYRLMDLESSCDRIVCFRPPAHLIPHTKKIVWFIHHFRIFYDLWGTPYSPISDTPSTRALRDAVMRMDEAALAEARLTFANSHVVADRLKRFSGVEAKVLFPPVESPECFHCQDYGEEIVSVCRFESHKRQHLLAEAMALTRTPVRLRLCGRSQNDSYFASVRSAAGSAADRVTIEARWISEAEKVERLAGALASVYAPFDEDSYGYPTIEAAHASKATITTTDSGGVSEFVIDGANGMIVPPTAEALAHAFDTLYADRALARRLGEAARARVAELGINWPSVVAALTAPLPGDAP
- a CDS encoding acetyltransferase; its protein translation is MSTLLLVGGGGHAKVVLDIAHAAGFSVVGFLDPDPAAPPIGEVRRLGDDATAAALRAQGLTLAFVALGDNRLRRKIGERLRAEGFRLATLVHPSAVVSPSASIGEGTVIMPLAVVNAAARIGEYVIVNTGAIVEHDCVLGDGVHVAPRSALGGCCTLGEEVFFGLGACARPLSRIGAGAIVGAGAVVVGEIMANIVVVGAPARPLPGVDSEAVL
- a CDS encoding FkbM family methyltransferase — protein: MLASRNCYGFLVLPTADLANVGYLSNGTLPEQGSRAVLDKLLAPGDVFIDLGANVGLFTLAGARRVGPAGRVHAVEPAPDLVTALRLMTALNQIANCVTIHPFAAGAAEGETELFLAHTSGHNSLFAEEEGLAAIKVRLAPLDALIAPGATVSVVKIDVEGAELQALAGMARIISDNPQIVILSEFSPSIIRRVGGTLESWIASVHNMGLDILEIDEAAGTLAPLRAEGLEELVWINLVLHRPEGRARLAPLLPGAA